Genomic window (Stigmatella erecta):
CGCGCCGGGCGCCCAGTGGATGGCCGCCAGCATCACCCCCACGAGCACGAGCAGCACCCCCCAGGAGCTCACGCTGCTGGCCTCCAGCACCTGAGCGGGCTGCTGGGCCCGCACCCACTGCTGGAAGGCCGCCTGGATGGCGGCACGCAAGGTGGTACAGGGGCTCATACGGCGGTGACCGCCATGTCGAGGGGCAGGGTCTTGGCTTCGGCGAGCACCTGTCCGGTGAGCGCGCGCAGCTCCTCGACGATGCCCGCCTGGCCCGCGCTCAGGATGCGCACCTCCACCTCGCCGCCGGCCAGCACGTGGTGCAGGGCCTCCAGCACCGGCTGCACATGCGGGCTGAACGCCAGCGTCTCCCCACTGCCCTCGATGGCGCCCAGCGCCCGCACGCGCTGGAGGTACGCCTCCACCGCGGGGGTGAACGGCGCTGCAACGGGGACGTTCTTGGAGCCGGTACTCATGACAATTCCCTTCCGGCCTCGCGGCATGCGCGGGGCCTGGCCGGCGGGCGAAAACCCACGCGGGACATGGAATGAATGAGAGGGTTTGAAGCGGAGGTGCCGCGGCGAAGCGGTGGCGCGTGGGGACTGGTGGCGCGGCTCACCCAGGGCCGTGGACCGTGCACGGCGGCGGACGCCGGACGGAGCGCTCCGGGTGCGCAGGATCGGGCCCATGGACATGGGCACACATCAATGGAGACATCATGTGGATTTCCCCCCTGCTGGACCTGTCAGGCCAAAGCCATCTCAGGTCCTTTGACACATCAAAACCGATGACTGGGAGACAAGTCAAATTCCGGTGTCAAATGCAACGCCCGCGCCTTCTTGGCGCGCTTGCGGCTCAGCTCCACGCCCACCGCGTCCAGCCCCAGGGCATTGGCCACCGCGAGCACCGTGCCGTGGCCGCAGAACGGGTCCACCACCGTGCGCGTGGCGGTGTGCGCCTGGATGAAACGGCACGCGGCGAGGCACGCCTGCACGCCCATTCCCCGGGTCCATGTCACCTCCCCCGCCTCGGGCAGCACGTCCGCCGTGGCCTGGCTCAGGTCCAGCCGCACGCCCCGCGAGAAACCCAGCAGGTGCGAGTACGCGGGCCGGCCGAACGTCACCGTGCCGGGGGGGCGCCGGCACACCACCTTGTGAAAGAGCAGCTCGCACCCGGCCTCCTCCGCAGCCCGGCTCACCAGGTAGCCCTTGTCCACCCACGTGCCCTCGTGTTTCACATCCGTTTGATAGAAGACGGAGACACCCTCGGGGGGCACCTTCGCCATCACCAGCGCCGCGGCCTGGATGAACCACTGCTTCCACCCGGCGAGCGTCAGCGCGGGGAACTCGGACACGTCCGGCAGGGAGGTGACGGCCGAGCAGCCCGCCAGCACCCCCTGGGCCGTCAGCCACGCCACCGCCTCCGCGCACTCCACCGTCCGCTTCCCTGGCTCCTCCACAGGTGTCCCTCCCTCTCGCCCGGGGCGAGGGCGGGCAGGATGCGGCGGCGGCCCCGGGGCGTCAAACCGGCAACAACGAGGGGCGCCCGGGCGGCCCCGCGCGGGGTAGACTGGCGCCACCATGAAGCCATCCGCCAAACGCCTCTTCGCGCAGTCTCGGGCCCACCTCGAGAAGGGCGAAGTGGGCAAGGCCGTGCATGTCCTCAAGCAGGCCATCGCGGAGGAACCGGACGACGTGTCGCTCTGGGCGGAGATGTACCGCCAGTGCATGCTGGCCAAGTCCCCGCAGAGCGCGCTGTCGGCCGCCCGGGAGCTGCGGCGCATCGCCCCCACGGAGCCCAACTACATCTACATGCACGGCATCGCCGCGCTCACCTCCGGGCAGGCCCAGGAGGCCGCCACCCTGCTGGAGGAGGCGCTCCAGCGCCTGCCCCAGGCCACGCACGTGCGGCGCACGCTCGTGCAGGTGCTGGAGGCGCTCAAGAAGCCCGAGCGCGCGCGGGAGATTCTCCAGGAGGCCGTGGACCGGGCCCCCACCGACCCGGTCGCGGTGAACGACTTGGCGGTGCTCCTCCTGAAGCAGGGCGAGCAGGGCAAGCGCGACGCGGAGCCGCTGCTGCGCCGGGTGCTCTCGGCCCACCCGGATGATCTCGCCACCCACCTGAACCTCGCGCTCTCCCTGGCCGACCGCGACGCCGAGGCCGCGCTGGAGCACGCCGACCGCGCCAAGGAGTCCCCGGAGCTGGCCATCCGCGAACAGGCCCAGCGCCTGTACCAGCTGCTCGTCCGCCACTGAACGCTGCGCGGCGCCCTGCCGCCCAACCGTCTTCCGGAGAGCAGATTCCTGCCCTGAAGTTCCTGGGGTCCGGGGGGTGACATTGCCAAGGGGCCTCGACTCGTTAAACAATGAAGTCGAGAAGCGCTTTGGATTCCGGTTTTACGGCTTTCTGGGGCGCAAGCCGGTCTCCCGGGGACGCAGGGTGCGTCAGGCGGGGCGGCCGGAGGGTGCGAGGAGCCACGCCATGTCCTGGACCATGTCCTTCGAGTACCAGGCGCAGCACGACATCGTGCACGCCAGCTTCCACCGGTGCCTGCTGGTGAGCCCCGAGGATGTCTGCCGGTGGAAGGCGGAGGTGGAGGAGCAGCTGGCGGCGTTCGGCCGACGGGTGGACCTGGTGATGGACCTGGATGGGCTGGAGGTGACGTTCACCGCGGGGCGGCCCTTCGGCCAGGCGCGGCGCGAGGTGCTGGAGCGCTTCACCCAGCGCGCCCAGTGCTACGGCGGGGAGGAGACGACGCGCCGGTTCCTGGCCACCCACGGGGGGCTTCACGGCAGGCCCCTGGCGCACCTGGAGACCTTCGACGCCGCGCTGGAGGCGATGCGGGCCGAGCGCGAGGCCTCCCGGCAGCGGAGCTTCGCCCCCTTCTCCGGCGGAGGCCGGTTCGACGGGGCCCGCGCCACGGGCTCCTAGCGCGCCCCGGGCGGGCCCTTTTTCCTGACCCTCGCGGGGGGGGCCGCCAGGGAGCCGGGTATGAGGAGGGTTTGAGAGGTAATGAAGGAACTCATCGAGCTGATCTGCCAGTACGA
Coding sequences:
- a CDS encoding DNA methyltransferase, with product MEEPGKRTVECAEAVAWLTAQGVLAGCSAVTSLPDVSEFPALTLAGWKQWFIQAAALVMAKVPPEGVSVFYQTDVKHEGTWVDKGYLVSRAAEEAGCELLFHKVVCRRPPGTVTFGRPAYSHLLGFSRGVRLDLSQATADVLPEAGEVTWTRGMGVQACLAACRFIQAHTATRTVVDPFCGHGTVLAVANALGLDAVGVELSRKRAKKARALHLTPEFDLSPSHRF
- a CDS encoding tetratricopeptide repeat protein, which codes for MKPSAKRLFAQSRAHLEKGEVGKAVHVLKQAIAEEPDDVSLWAEMYRQCMLAKSPQSALSAARELRRIAPTEPNYIYMHGIAALTSGQAQEAATLLEEALQRLPQATHVRRTLVQVLEALKKPERAREILQEAVDRAPTDPVAVNDLAVLLLKQGEQGKRDAEPLLRRVLSAHPDDLATHLNLALSLADRDAEAALEHADRAKESPELAIREQAQRLYQLLVRH